The DNA window ataactgGGATTATGATCaggcaggagctgggggaaggaCAGTTTGATGAGCTGGGGCTAGGACATGACTTTATTGTGTGAACCTTGACCACCAAACTATGACTGTCCATCTAGACACCTCCCAGAAGTCCCGCTTGGGTGCAGAGGAGCTCATGGTACAAGGGACAATGCGCTAGTCATTGAATGCCAGCTGCGTGCAGGAGCTTCCCACAGACTACACAGTAGGGTATTACCTTCCAtctttcagaggaagaaaaacaaggctCTGAGACCCTAATTGATGCACAAGCATATGCTTTTGAGTTTGATACacatctgctgaatgaatgactacTCTTTGCTGGGGTAATAGAATGCCTCCTGCCATACGGGGAGCACACTGGAGCCACACCAAGTGCACAGATCACTCCTCTCATCCCGCCCTAGACGTggaaggtgggaggtgggaggtgggaagtgGGAGGTGGgcggaggaggaaagaaggagctTTCTGAAAGTAAATACTCAGTGACTAATACTCTTGACCACCCCAGGCAACAGTCTCCACAGCATGTGTCCTGGCCTCTCTCTGCGGAGGGCAATTTGGGTCAACACGAGCAGGGAGGAGCCCAGTGGTGGGGCCCCGGAGCCAAGGTTCCTTGGCCCGGAAAACACAAGGCGCTTTGATGCCTACAGAAAGCAGTGGCTCTCCCCCAGGACGCTGTGGCTGCTCTTGGGCAGGGCCCTGCCCCAGGGCAGGCCTCAGTCTGGAGGCCACATCTGGGAGGTAGGCCCTAAGGCTCAGGGTGTAACATGATGGCCTCAAGTTAAAGAGAAGCCTCAGGGCTGCTGTCTATGAGCAGTGTGGTCTTGGGCAGGTAGGAAACCTCATTCACCCTCACtttcctggtctgtaaaatggaaagattAACAGTAACATCATTCCTCTTAAAGGCTGCCGGAAAGAGTAAATGAAATCACGCTTATGAGGTGCTCAGCATTCTGTCTGGCTCATAATGTCTGCCCAGAAAGTGGAACTGCTAGCATTATCCCCTCTGAGAGTCCCAGAAGGTTGCCTCCAGACAGAAGCAAACTCAGCCCTCTGGTCTGAAATTGCTCCTTGCCCCCGGGCCTGCAGGAGCCCGCTTCTCACTCCAGCGGCTCCTGTAAAATGTGTCACTCACACAAACAATCCTTAGTAAGCCAACCCCGGCaggctttctctgtgtcttcaagctaaaataaaatcactcagaaaacaaaactcaatggCTTCCTTGTCTCATGCCTTGCTCTCAAAACCTTAAGTCTATGCTTCTCAAATCGGGGTACATGCATCCCTGGGGGCATATGGGGTTTGCCAGAAACACATGAGGCCATGGGATAAATATTGCATGTTTAAGGGGgaaaagttaaacatttaaacCAAAGGTAACTTAAAACAcgatctttggaaaaaaaaaaagacagtatttagtggaaaagaaaaagaaacacagggtaaatgtgtgtataaatacatatatacatgtgtatatgatTTACTTAaattagaaatacataaatataacattgtatgtcaattacacttcaataaaactatttccgtaagaatacataaaaatgagatatgttaaacaaaaaaatcaacatgacATAGAATGTAAATTCTCATGACTGTTTAAGATGaagcaatgtatttttttaaatataatttatcatcaagttagctaacatacattgtatacagtgtgctcttggtgttggggggtagattcctgtggttcgtcacttacatacaacactcagggCTAAGACATTTTAAGGATAGTTCAAGTTTCTACAAGCACCCCCCCACTCAGGGTGCATATGTTCACTGCCTCCCCAGCAGCTGGGGGCTCTTTATTGCAAAGGCCTGAGAAGCTCTGTTTAAGCAGGGAGGAGCGGCTGGGTATCTTCTTGGGTACGTCCTGACCCAACTTCCTGACCCACCTGCATTCTCCCAGTGGCTGCTCCTTATCTTTGGAGGACATGGCctcacagcccggagcctgggaGGTAGTCCCAGCTGACGCCACCGAGAGATGGCAGACTTGGACATGTGGCAGGGACATCAGGAGCCAGCCTGGTTTTCAGCTTCCCAGGTGGGCCAACAGTTTAAGAAGCCTGAGGAGGCCAAGACCTTGCTTCCTGCCCTGTCTTCTAGTCTTCCCCCATGCTCATAGAGAAGCCACCTGGCCAGCAGctggggtttgagccccctggACAGGGCAGGGCCCAGCTGGCACTGGGCAAATATCCTGCCCTTGCCACTCCTGACAACATGCTCTCCTGGGGCTTCTGGCAAGTGGACCATTAAAGTGATTAAGGATGGCCGTGTGGGTTTTTCGGGAGCGCCCAGCTCCCCCTTGCCAGTGAGGAGCAACAATGTGCCAAGCACAGCTACCAGCTGGAAAGAGACCTGTAGGGAGAACCTCAGTCCCCGTGGCCACGAAGGTGATGAAGTACATTCTTTGTGATTTCTCTTCATACCTCCCTTTTTTGCAGGTATCCTGAGCCAAGCAAAGGTTCTGTCTAGGAGGAGCAGGAATAGAAGTGCCTGAACATCATGACACAGGTGGACCCCCAGGACAGGTGGGGCAAGGTGTCTCCTCTTTGCAGCGTGACCGAGGAGGCTCATGACCCCCGGATGCTGAACATGAGCTTAGAGAGTGAGGATGAGGAcggtggggaggcaggagacaAAGGGAGCCCTAGGGGCCATGATCACCAGGCCTGTCCAAGAAGCAGCCCCCAAGTGACTCAAGACAATCCTGACTTGCCATGGGATCATCCATCCAGTGAGGAAGAGAGATTCTCTGGCTCCTTTAGTTCTGGGAGCCCGGGGAAGGAACCGATGGGGGTACCTCGGAAGAAGGCCAGCTGGGGGAGAGATGAGTCAAAGATCACCCGGACCCAGGACTCCTCTGGGGCAGGCGTAGCTCCGGGGGCCGTCCCCAGTGACCCCTCACACAAGTTGTTAGGTCCAGCGCAACTGCTTAGGGACTCACTACCTTCAGGTGCTGACGGAGACTCCACGGAAAACCTGGACGCTGCCTTGGGTGTCCCATCCAGTTTCCCTGATACTGGAAGGTATTTCTGTGCACAGAGGGGTGTAGATACCCCAGACCACTCCTCCCTCATGCGTTTCCCCAAGCCCGGTGGCAGCTGGGACCTCCCCACGCAGGAGACTCGCACACCAGCGCGGGGATCGGCCTCCCCAGCCGGCCTGGCAGCAGCGCTGAAGGCCAAAGCGCGGATGGGCAGGAAGGGCCAGAATCCCGAGGGCACGTGTGAGGGTGGGCAAAGGGAGGCGCACCCCTACAAGTGTCTGCGAGGAGGAAGGGCCTTCCAGAAGTCCGGCAGCCTGCTGAGCCCATCGCAGCCCCGAGGCACGAAGCCTTACGCCTGTGAGCTGTGCGGCAAGGCCTACTCCCACCGGGGCACGCTCCAGCAGCACCGGCGCCTGCACACGGGCGAGCGACCCTACCGGTGCCCCTTCTGCGACAAGGCCTACACCTGGTCCTCGGACCACCGCAAGCACATCCGCACCCACACAGGCGAGAAACCCTACCCCTGCCCGGACTGCGGGAAGGCCTTCGTGCGCTCCTCCGACCTGCGCAAACACCAGCGCAACATGCACAGCAACAACAAGCCCTTCCCGTGCGCGGAGTGCGGCCTGACCTTCAACAAGCCGCTGTCGCTGCTGCGCCACCAACGCACGCACCTGGGCGAGAAGCCCTTCCGCTGCCCGGCTTGCGACAGGGAGTTCGCGGTGGCCAGCCGAATGATGGAGCACCAGCGCGTGCATTCGGGCGAgcggcccttcccctgccccacctgcGGCAAGTGCTTCACCAAATCCTCCAACCTGATCGAGCACCAGACCCTGCACACCGGCCAGAGGCCCTTCAAGTGCGCGGATTGCGGCGTGGCCTTCGCGCAGCCTTCGCGCCTCGTGCGCCACCAGCGCATCCACACCGGCGAGAGGCCCTTTCCTTGCGCCCAGTGTGGCCAGGCCTTTGCCCGCTCCTCCACCCTGAAGCGGCACCAGCAGATTCACTCTGGGGAGAAGGGCTTCCTCTGCGCCGAGTGCGGCAGGGCCTTCCGCATTGCCTCCGAGCTGGCCCAGCACATTCGGGTGCACAACGGGGAGAGGCCCTATCAGTGTGAGGACTGCGGCCAGGCCTTCACCAGGTCCAATCATCTCCAGCGGCACCGAGCTAAGCACAGTGCCGGCAAGAAGGagcccatcccctcctcctctgATGAGTGAGGGCTCTGTCAGCTAACTCTCAGGACGGTGAAGACACTGTCGACCTCATTACCTGGAACCCTCCTCCGTGGGCAAGCCCGTTCACATGGTATTGTCACCTCGCCCCACTGGTCAGCCATTTCTCCCAGCGGGTCGCCGGCCATGGGGCGATCCATTTGATTTGTATGTTTGGTCTCTTTGTGTAAAAACGAACAGGAGGGCTGGCATCCCTGTGTGTGGCTTCGTGTCAGTCTTCTGAATCTCAGAGGTCATATTACATTggaaaaggataagaaaaagTGGCAAGAGCTGGTCAAGAGTTGAGTTCCTTGGCTGAGGGATCTCGATGGATTGGGAATTATAGAATTCAATCGTGGGCACTGTGCAAGGCTCCAGagataagtaaagaaaaagaCTGTCGTGTCCTGCCCTGGAAGCCATATGCAAATACTAAGAAGGCATGAGGGTCTGGGCCTCTTGGGGAGAAAGGTACTTTCAGTTTTTACATGAATAAAGGAATCCCCAGACGTGGTCTCTGTGAGCAACTCTTCTCAAGCAGCAAAGCCTCCCTGGGGCTAGCTCAGACCCAGCCAGACAGcatattatttcactttcctCCCAAATTACTTTACCCTTGGGCAATGAGTCTTGGCTTTGAAGTAGAGAAGGTCTCTATCTTAAAGAGAGGGGAGCTTATGTTCTGTGTTTTGGAACCAGTTATTCTGGTTCCAGAACAACCTTAGCATCTGAAAAACATCCATTCCTCTTTTCGGTCAAACTCAGTAACTGGATCCAACCTGAGTCTCACCCACAAAATTCACATGTGCCTCCTGTCTGGCCACCTCTTTTCCTGTTCCCACCCTGGGACCTTACCTCCTGTGTAATAGAGAGTAATATGCCCATTTACAGACAGATATATAAAATTTCTCCATATGGGCCTGACCATAACTCAAGAAACCTTTTAGATTCATTGAAATCTTTGAGTATCATTAGCTCCaatttgaagtaaaaaaataaaatacctcttGCCCAAGTGCCAAGTGTCTGTGTTTCAAAGTCATTAAGACCAGGTTTGGAAACCAAGATGACTCACAATTACTCTGTAATGAGGTTATTTGCAATTTGGATTACCAACAGCCATTCTCCATAATGtattgattttctgtagtttatttttatttttaaaacattttaaaatgtatgatttatttttgggagagagagagagtgagggagggacagagggaggaggagacacagaatttgaagcagacttcaggttctgagctgtcagcacagagcccgatgtggcgctcAAACCCgcaacctgcaagatcatgacctgagctgaagtcagaggcttaaccaactgagccacccagtgcccaaTTTTCTACAGTTTAAGGTCAGTGGTTCTTAGTTCTGGACCTCAACTGTGAAGAATCCATGACCTCACAGAGTTCCCTTGATGCCTATGGGAAAAGAGCGCTTCTAATCTTACCAAAGTTAAATAAGCTATTCCATAAGAATGTATAGTATATTCCTTTTGTAGCTatcattagcatttttttttaaattgccaccAAAGATTCCATCTTGACACATGGGAGCCAAAGAGAAGGGGTACATGTCATGTCTTGTTTGACAAAGGTAACCTTGGTATAAGAGTTCTGACTGCATGTCTGGAGG is part of the Felis catus isolate Fca126 chromosome F1, F.catus_Fca126_mat1.0, whole genome shotgun sequence genome and encodes:
- the ZNF648 gene encoding zinc finger protein 648 produces the protein MTQVDPQDRWGKVSPLCSVTEEAHDPRMLNMSLESEDEDGGEAGDKGSPRGHDHQACPRSSPQVTQDNPDLPWDHPSSEEERFSGSFSSGSPGKEPMGVPRKKASWGRDESKITRTQDSSGAGVAPGAVPSDPSHKLLGPAQLLRDSLPSGADGDSTENLDAALGVPSSFPDTGRYFCAQRGVDTPDHSSLMRFPKPGGSWDLPTQETRTPARGSASPAGLAAALKAKARMGRKGQNPEGTCEGGQREAHPYKCLRGGRAFQKSGSLLSPSQPRGTKPYACELCGKAYSHRGTLQQHRRLHTGERPYRCPFCDKAYTWSSDHRKHIRTHTGEKPYPCPDCGKAFVRSSDLRKHQRNMHSNNKPFPCAECGLTFNKPLSLLRHQRTHLGEKPFRCPACDREFAVASRMMEHQRVHSGERPFPCPTCGKCFTKSSNLIEHQTLHTGQRPFKCADCGVAFAQPSRLVRHQRIHTGERPFPCAQCGQAFARSSTLKRHQQIHSGEKGFLCAECGRAFRIASELAQHIRVHNGERPYQCEDCGQAFTRSNHLQRHRAKHSAGKKEPIPSSSDE